The DNA region TCGGAAGAAAATTCCGGCCATTTTTTATGTTAAGTTTTAAAAACCTTGTCGGGATTTCCTCCAGCAAAAATGATTAATATAGCGGTAATCATATCCCGAATTTCCATTGCAATACGTCTTTTGGCGGTTTTGTATCCCAAATCGTTTACTTTTTTATAAATCAGAAGTAGCATAGAAGCAATCATGGTCATATAAATCATTACTTCGATTCCGTTTTTGTTCATTGATACCAAATGACTTAGATTGAGTTCCTGCTTTAGGAATCTAAAAAACACTTCAATATCCCAACGTTTTCTGTAATAATCTGCAATTTCTTTTGCCGAAAGTTCAAATTCATTGGTCAAAAACCAAAATTCTTTGTCTTTTTTTTCGTTTTTGATGACTACTAGTCGGAAACAAGTTTCTACTTTTTCTTCACGATGATGAATATTCCCACGTTTATTCAAAACTGGTTTTCCAGTGTAAAGCTTTACTTTGCTGTCTTTCATCACTTCCCAGTCATCCCATTTTTGAGATTTTTTTCCATCAAGAAAAGATTCTATTTCTTCAAATTTGCGGTTTTCTTTACTTCGGATAATGAATTTTACCGATTTTTCATCAAAATCTTTCATCACTCTTGTGGATTGCAAACCCCTGTCTATCACGTAAATATTCTCGTGATGTTCTTCTTTTTTTACTTGTTTCAGAATAGCTTCGGGAAGTGCGGCTTCCTCTGACGAATATTTTTGTCCAGTAAAGACTTCGACACCTGAAGGCAAAATTCCATCAAATGAAAAACTGAATTTCACCAGTTTCTTCCCACTTTTCTGGTCGATTCCTTCTTTGAGTTTGGCGCAGGTATCGGCAACAATGGTGCTGTCAACCCTGATTAGGTTGTACTTTTCGATTTCGGTCTTCGAATAAAGTTCAGAAAACCTTCCGTACATCTGCTCGTAAATTTCTTTAAAATAATTGGAATCGATTTTGGAAAGCCTTTCAGAGATAGAACTTCTGCGTACTTTTTCCTCTTCACCCAAACCAAACAAGGCTTTGAAACCACTGCTGTTAAAGGTGTCTTCTAAGGTTCTTTGGCTTAATTTTTCATTATCAAAAATACAAAATAAAAGCAAATAAAACATTTTCTTACCGTGAAGCACTTTGCTATAGTGGTCTACTTTAGAAGTTGCAGAAAGATGGGTTAAAAGCGCTTCGGGAATAAACTCCAAAACTTGCTTGAGGGAGATTTTGTGGTCTTTAAAAACTGACATAATTAATTGATTATCAGCTATAAA from Chryseobacterium suipulveris includes:
- a CDS encoding IS4 family transposase, translated to MSVFKDHKISLKQVLEFIPEALLTHLSATSKVDHYSKVLHGKKMFYLLLFCIFDNEKLSQRTLEDTFNSSGFKALFGLGEEEKVRRSSISERLSKIDSNYFKEIYEQMYGRFSELYSKTEIEKYNLIRVDSTIVADTCAKLKEGIDQKSGKKLVKFSFSFDGILPSGVEVFTGQKYSSEEAALPEAILKQVKKEEHHENIYVIDRGLQSTRVMKDFDEKSVKFIIRSKENRKFEEIESFLDGKKSQKWDDWEVMKDSKVKLYTGKPVLNKRGNIHHREEKVETCFRLVVIKNEKKDKEFWFLTNEFELSAKEIADYYRKRWDIEVFFRFLKQELNLSHLVSMNKNGIEVMIYMTMIASMLLLIYKKVNDLGYKTAKRRIAMEIRDMITAILIIFAGGNPDKVFKT